The following nucleotide sequence is from Bactrocera oleae isolate idBacOlea1 chromosome 2, idBacOlea1, whole genome shotgun sequence.
CAGCTTCCTAGggcgaaaaggacgtgtgcaaaattttgatatctcaaaaacagatGGAGTAGTCCGTGTATGTACACACAGATGGACATTAATAAATCGTCGCAACTAGTCAcactgatcacttatatatctttattacaggctctccgacgtttcctttcgTCTGTTGCGaacatcgtagcaaacttaatataacgtTTTCAGGGTATACACATTTTTAACGAAGCAATATTTCCAACACAACTTACTCATGGACCTAAGCTTATGAGATGTGTACCTTAAACatcttaaaaattgtaaaatcctATTTTTTTCTCTTGCTAATCCTAGGCTTGTTATCACTTGGACAGATATAAAGACGGTCATACATACGAAATCAATTCGCCTCGTTtatctaaaataattatatcgCAATTATCAGAAGTGTTACAAACAATCATTAGGTggacaaatttattatattattgtataatatttttttgtgagaGTTaagctacatacttgtatgtagatataggtatatattaatTACTATAGTTAAAAAATCGTTACTTCTATGTTTGTTCCATAGAACTACAACAGACATCCGCCTAGGAACAATAAATTATCTGATGTAAGAAAAAGTTCtccgaaattaattatttttcaaaagcgTCATAGGACCGCATATAGGtactaaaaattaacaaatgcactttaaaaatgtattaaataaattatttttacttccgAGAGGCATTTACTCCCTTATATTCAACAGCATTAGCACTGATTTggcaaatacacatatatatatatatatatttttatgtatatgtatatacaaatatatttactacatTACATTTTGACGTCTACATAAGCTTAGAATGAGCGATTCCCCAAATGAACGCATTTGGAATATTAATTGTTTAGAAAAAAAGGACAGAAACTACGTAGCGAATATGtatatgaagtaaataaatcttttttttatctatatgttttcattattaattcTAAATCTCTATTGCACTCTACGCCCTTATAgtattgcaaaataatattcatGAGCAAAAATAGTTAGGCAAAGGCCAAATATTTGTTGATTATATCATCTGTCTAAAGTTGAATTGGAAAGTGAGACAATATAacattttacaaatacatgcaataataaatataatagacaATTTCCGGATCGCACCTTAACAATGGttaataggtatatatatatatatatatattcataatatactatatatattttcataatattaggGCTGGAGGAAGTTATGGACCGATACCACTCAGTTTTGTCTCTGTTTTAGAGTTGAATTAATTTAAGCCAGAGGACCGAAAATCTATTGAGATCTATTGATTTAGCTTATATAATCAACCGGTTGGACGGATATCCTCATATGCTATGGGGGCTATAAGATATATCATAACGTGAAACTATTggtgttaaatattatttcgatacattaatttatatttttgtaaaagtaaCTAAGCTGATGATATTCAAAATGACGTTCTCTAGAAAATGAGCGTTATTGatctaattataccctgaacagggtatattaagtttgccactaaatttgtaacacccaaaaagaaacgtcgaagaccctacatagtatatatatgaataatcagcgtgacgagctcagTCGATTAGACATATCCGTCTGTCCCTCGCTgcttctgtatatacgcgaactagtttctcAGGTTTTAagatatagatctgaaattttacacacgtcattttctcccccactatagtatataactGTCACACACACTGATCTATCAAACTCAAGTTCCAGTATGGAAGACTTTTTTTGAGAAGGTACTTTCgtaaaattaatgtattttcTATTCTTGaactacgtacatacatatattaatggaGCATCATGAGAATATTATGTGTCGAAATAACCAGAGTGGTTTTTGATGTTTAAATTTATACCATAAAGTGGGCGGTACCACACCCTTGatgcttaatttttatattattacaaggcTACAAATTTCAGAAATATGTTTTCCATTTAGAAATTCCCGTTTTCTGCCACTGAGATGTCTGTAAATAATTACGTCTTTGGATAgagaaaatttatcaaaatactTAATGATATTTATAATAGACGCAGGTTTAAGCTTCACTAAGTTGATTGTAattcgatatatgtacatatgtttgtatgtatgtatgaatatatgtacctatctatttgtttttatttcgtaaCATTTCATTACGTAATGATCCGTAAGCACTGACAGCTATTTTAATAGCAAAATATAcgcatatagatatgtatatgtatggtataaatgtatgtagacaTAAAAAATCTTTGTATATTTCTGAATAAGTCGGCTTTcatcaagttcttataaggtTCCTGttttgtatgttattttttCCAGTTTGTACAcggtctgaacaatttatgCCGTCCACGATTCTAAAGCCAGTGTGAGCACCACATAAACGTCAACGTCTCCCGCAGCATACCAACACCAAAATCAGATCACAGCTACGTGCATATTTATACATCCACAGTTTTTTTgtcatactcatacatataatTGACTCACACCGGTCCAAAAAGAATATTCCCAGCGAGTCATCTATATGTAAGAGTATAAGTAAACATAAACCAAACTTagtgaatatatatacaaataagcgATAACATCAGGCAATATGGCGGCCGTAGAGGTACGCAACGGATACAAATACTATGGCAGTAAATCAAATCCCAAAATTATTCTCAACTACTTGAATATGAATGTAATGCGCGGTTCAATGTGAGTACGATTAACTTACTTCAATTACTCTATTAGGGTGTGtaagtttttgtttatatgtatgtccttGGTTTCTTATTTGCAATTTACAGATATGGTCTTCTTGGTGCTTCAGGCTGCGGCAAAACTACACTACTCTCCTGTTTAGTCGGTCAGCGCCATCTTAATAGCGGTGAAGTCTCAGTTCTGGGCATGAAGCCTGGACAACCGGGCAGTGGCATTCCAGGTTCACGTATTGGCTATATGCCGCAGGTTAGTATCATATTGAGGCTctattgtttttctttaaagtaAGCTTTTATGTAGTTTtagttaaaacattttttttttttttgataataattccaAGTTCTTCATTTTCTCAAAAATGTGTTACATACCTATTTCCTTTACGAAGTTTTGTTAGTTCATTTCAAAATGTTCAAgtattgttataaataattatgattatatatttattaaataggaAATCGCTCTTGTCGATGAGATGACAGTAAAAGAGACCATTTTCTATTTCGGACGTATTTATGGTTTGAAGGAAGAACAGATTCGGgagaaattcaaaatattacgTTCACTATTGCAATTACCACCACCAAGGCAGCTTGTGAAGAACTGTAGCGGCGGCCAACAGCGACGAGTCTCATTCGCATGCGCCATGATACACGAACCAGAATTACTGATACTCGACGAACCGACAGTGGGCTTAGATCCCATGCTAAGGGAGAAGTAAGTATTCGACTTAGATCATTATAGCCTGTACTATCATTACTGTGACCATTGATATAATGATTTATACTCAACTGTAGGTAGTAAAGAAAGAAGTCCTGGTAAAAATACGTCCACTAACTTCTCTAcctaattgtataaatataacatGCTATAATTGTGTATCAAAATAAGCTACAAATTTAGTTCACagtttgtggttttatttttctaaaagtgGGCGTAACACCGCACAAGTACAAATCCGATAACCCGTCACCAGTAATAAATTTAACCTTAAGAATAATACAGCAGGGTTGCAAGTGCATCGGTATAAACTTTTTACAATGGGCGGGACACCGACTACTTttacacttatttttattacagtttCAAAATGGACTACAATCTCACATACTTCTTATTTTAATGTCCAGCAGATTTATTCATTTTACAATAGATAAATCAAGGCACTGCCTTTAACATTTAGCAACTTTCATCTAAACACGTCATCgtatactgaaaatatcgggCAATTTGCGCCTTATAATATTGTAGTAAAATAAGAgagcatattttttaacaatatctACCCTGGTAGTTAAAATGAAAATGCGAAAGTATATAATATTCGGTTGAACGAAAATTGACCTCttccttattttatttattttttttataaaaattcgttGTATTCAACAGAATATGGGACTTTCTTGTGGAGAGCACTAGGAATAGCAAAATGGCTGTGATCATTACTACACATTATATAGAAGAGGCGAAAAAAGCCAATTGCGTAAGTTCATATAAACCTCTcatgatataaatatattatatctgtatatggtataaataaatttcctttTAGATTGGCTTAATGCGAAATGGTGTACTATTGGCGGAAGATACTCCAATAAATATAATGATAAAATTTGAGTGCAACTCTATTGAGGATGCCTTTCTAATATTGAGCCAAAAACAAGGTGACTCGGACATAGTGCAGCCCAACACGATTAACACCTCCCAATCGCCAGCAATTATGCATTCTGTGGAAGTAATAGACGCAACCTCGCCAGAACCCAACGACATGTGCAAAAAGCTTCCATTGGTCGATGAAAACGACAACAAAACTCAACCAACTGATCAAGGAGGTCATTGTCGCGAGCAAGAAACCGAGAATAGAAAGCGAATATTTTTCACGACGCGCGGCCGAATTAAAGCTTTGatgacaaaaaattttgtgcaaTTATTCCGACAGCCATCGTACGTGGAAATAACatttatattgaataatatttaagttattttgttttaatcctAATTTTATGTGCTATTTTCAGTGGAATAATATTTATGCTGCTCTTCCCATTAATCCAGCTCACCTGCTTTTATTTAGCCATTGGCAAAACACCAACAAATCTAAAACTCGGTATCGTCAGTGGTGAAGTAAATGATTATGCAACATGTTTTGATCAGAATTTAAAGACTGTTTTTAATCACAATGACACGTGCGAATTTAAAAAGATATCGTGTCGTTATATAATCGAGTTGGGTGATGACATAGCTGAGAGagtatgtattttgttttttattaagtttcaaaCAAAAGTTGAAACAATTagctaaatttgaaaaaaattgtttcaaataaaaagcaattaagtaGCTCAGAGTTGATGctattacaaacatacatatgtatatacaatcatataaattcatatatcaATATTTACCTAGGTATACTACAAAACAGAGGAAGAAGCTTATAATGCAGCTAAGCGAACTGAAGTCCTCGGTTATATCATGTTCCCCAACAATTTCTCCGAATCAATGAGAGTGCGAATGGAGGAGGGGCGTTACGCGGATAACGGTGCGGTGGAAAACTCCGAACTTAGTGTTCACATTGATATGACAGGTAAATAGGTTCCAACAGATGCAGAAATATTGCAGCAAGAATGTATATTTGTTAACTCatctacatataataaaaattatttccataGCTCCataatgaattaatttaaatgcataaagaatgaattattatttagatCTTTGTTTACACGATTTTTACAATCTTACTATACCtgataaataatttatgatttttttcattaacttaTTATAATCTTTTACCGAATAAAAGATCAACAGATTGGATACTTTATTGAGCGCAAATTACGTGATAGTTTTGGTTCTTTTGTGAAAAACGTGTTAGCTGAATGCAATCTACCAGCTGGCTTGGGAAATATTCCTATACAATTTCAGGAACCCGTTTATGGTTCATTTGATATAGAATTTCAGCAATATGTGGCGCCTGGTGTTGTCATGACGTAAGTCTTTacgatttattttttcaattcgaAAATGCTGAAACTTTTCGGTGCAACATTCTATTGCTAATTGccaatcatataatatataattttctttggtGGTAGTATGGTGTTCTTTTTGGCAACATTGATGACAGCAGCTGTCTTCATTTCGGAGCGTATGGACGGTGTGTGGGATCGCACACTGGTGGCTGGAGTATCCGCCATGGAAATGCTGTGGGCGCATCTACTCACACAGCTCATTATAATGGCATTCCAATCTTTTGAGGTTATAATGTATATTGGATTGGTATTTGATACTTACAACAAAGGTGATACAGCAACACTAATTGGCCTATTGACAATGACAGCCTTTTGTGGAATGCTCTTCGGTAAGAAAACACCGCTTTAATACATATCACTTATCCTATGTTGTTGTAAAgcatgtaatattttaaaatgaaaatttactaCTTAAAGGTTTGCTCATATCGGTGTATTGTAAATCGCACACAGAAGCAAATTTCGTGGCCACTGGTGCATTTTATCCAATGATAATTCTTTGTGGTGAGTAGatgaatatttacatactctgagacatgcatatacatacgtatattaatttatttaaatttcaaggACTGCTATGGCCTCTGGAAGGAATGCCGAAATCTCTACAAGACATTGTCTTATTCTTTCCATTTACGATCCCATCTATATCAGCACGAAACATTATAGAGAAAGGTTGGTCGATTACAAATTGGCAAGTGTACAATGGATTCATAGTAATGTCAGTATGGATAGTTATATTCTTTACACTCTGTATGGTGGGCCTTAAACGTAAAACTTAAGCCGATCTGGGATTTGGCGCCAAAGAAGAAGTTGTagtattaaaatttacatatatatatacatatatagaaataggTAAAAATAATGCAGGTGTTACATGTCCATATACagataaatttgtaaaaatcctaatattaacaattttagcaaaaaatGGCATATCATATAAATCCGCACCGAACTTTGCGTACGCCATATGCttgcaaattttaaatacatatgtatgtgcaaatacACATGTAAATCGATCATTTAAATTGTGatcacgcatacatatacactcatTTTCATCATGAACATAACTTTCCTCCTTGTTAgagaatttataatatttgtgtaGTATTTTAGATACAAAGTATGTGGTAGGGAATGTACAGACGCATATGTACTATAGACATAATCGCATAGAGTTAAcaacatatgtttatgtatttatatacttatgtaagaAACGAAGTGTATATACTATTGggcataaataagtaaatatttaataaatatgattttGCATAAAGTAAATCTTTATTATCTCAACAATCtcgttattttatttgcaatgaAAGAGAGGATTTTGCCAAAATCATGTATTTTCTTCATACAGTATTTAGCTAAACATACGTACTtacatgtatgtgcatatgtatatgtatctccatgtatgtttgtataagtGCATTTCCATAATGATATGAAAATATGCTTCTCAAAAACTGAACATTATAGAATAAAAGAATACTATTTGAAAATGcacttaaaacaataaataattaaatttggcAATGAAACTCTCTTTATGCAACTCTCATTTTACACTCATTCAAACTGAATtgaatttttctgaaaatatacaagacataataaagcATGCATTTATAATACAAACCAAAAACTGAATATGTGGAAATGAAAATTGCGGTTCCATATCGGATGTCAAGTAAATGTCAACTGTTTCAGAGTCTCGAAATTAgtgaagtaaaattaaattgtaagtaCTCGAAATTACTCGGTAACCAAACTTACtaataattgttaaataaaatatattaatagatGTTGTTTTCCTCTTACAACATTTAAAGTTGTAGATATAATATACGCAAACATTACACAATGATATCTATACCATAACTCTTAAGAGGAATTCCTCAAATCCAAAATTAATTAACCTGATTTGCGTGCTTCTTTAATCTCT
It contains:
- the LOC106617267 gene encoding ABC transporter G family member 20 codes for the protein MAAVEVRNGYKYYGSKSNPKIILNYLNMNVMRGSIYGLLGASGCGKTTLLSCLVGQRHLNSGEVSVLGMKPGQPGSGIPGSRIGYMPQEIALVDEMTVKETIFYFGRIYGLKEEQIREKFKILRSLLQLPPPRQLVKNCSGGQQRRVSFACAMIHEPELLILDEPTVGLDPMLREKIWDFLVESTRNSKMAVIITTHYIEEAKKANCIGLMRNGVLLAEDTPINIMIKFECNSIEDAFLILSQKQGDSDIVQPNTINTSQSPAIMHSVEVIDATSPEPNDMCKKLPLVDENDNKTQPTDQGGHCREQETENRKRIFFTTRGRIKALMTKNFVQLFRQPSGIIFMLLFPLIQLTCFYLAIGKTPTNLKLGIVSGEVNDYATCFDQNLKTVFNHNDTCEFKKISCRYIIELGDDIAERVYYKTEEEAYNAAKRTEVLGYIMFPNNFSESMRVRMEEGRYADNGAVENSELSVHIDMTDQQIGYFIERKLRDSFGSFVKNVLAECNLPAGLGNIPIQFQEPVYGSFDIEFQQYVAPGVVMTMVFFLATLMTAAVFISERMDGVWDRTLVAGVSAMEMLWAHLLTQLIIMAFQSFEVIMYIGLVFDTYNKGDTATLIGLLTMTAFCGMLFGLLISVYCKSHTEANFVATGAFYPMIILCGLLWPLEGMPKSLQDIVLFFPFTIPSISARNIIEKGWSITNWQVYNGFIVMSVWIVIFFTLCMVGLKRKT